A genomic region of Mycobacterium sp. Aquia_213 contains the following coding sequences:
- a CDS encoding WXG100 family type VII secretion target, with translation MKTDASTLSAEAGNFDRIGGELQGVIKGVEHTGGELASHWTGQAGSAAQSALQRFQEAGNAQIKALTDIHEKISQAGVQYSRANEEQANALQSSAGNMGF, from the coding sequence ATGAAAACTGATGCCAGTACCCTCAGCGCCGAGGCCGGGAACTTCGACCGGATCGGTGGCGAGCTTCAGGGCGTCATCAAGGGCGTAGAGCACACCGGCGGCGAGTTGGCCAGCCACTGGACCGGCCAGGCCGGCTCGGCGGCACAGTCGGCGCTGCAGCGCTTCCAAGAGGCCGGCAACGCGCAGATCAAGGCGCTCACCGACATTCACGAGAAGATCAGCCAGGCCGGCGTGCAGTACTCGCGGGCGAACGAAGAGCAGGCCAACGCTCTGCAGTCGAGCGCCGGCAACATGGGCTTCTGA
- a CDS encoding PPE family protein — MLWHAMPPELNTARLMAGAGPSPMLQAAAGWEALAAGLEAEAAELAASMTALSGAWTGTGSERATAAATRMVMWLQTAALAARKRGMQAGAQAAAYMKALGMTPSLPEIATNRITTTVLTATNFFGINTMPIGFNETDYFVRMWNQAGGAMDIYAAETAANTVFEPLPEMTPILAPGMDAAAEAEAATAVGMLSDTAADPGPLGSSALLAAASNAADDADDLTPTPSGMDQVSQLMNGLGQLGGPMQQLMQPLQQLTSMAGQSGGMGSSTLGDSLTVGGGKLGGELGKGGAQMGLLGAPPLSSHPLLGGSGPSVGMGLMHAETLPGSGLSGPRTSMMSSLLDKPGAALAPAGAGAGSSAGAGAAPLGAGAGAQSGAGAKQGMATPVALAREEEEGTNLHYDELHGVDDGDDW, encoded by the coding sequence ATGCTGTGGCACGCTATGCCACCGGAGCTGAACACCGCACGGCTGATGGCCGGCGCGGGTCCTTCGCCGATGCTCCAGGCCGCCGCGGGGTGGGAGGCGCTGGCCGCCGGTCTCGAGGCCGAGGCCGCCGAGTTGGCCGCGAGCATGACCGCTCTTTCTGGAGCATGGACCGGGACCGGCAGCGAGCGCGCGACGGCCGCGGCCACGCGGATGGTGATGTGGCTACAGACCGCCGCGCTGGCCGCGCGCAAGCGCGGCATGCAGGCCGGGGCACAGGCCGCCGCATACATGAAGGCGTTGGGAATGACGCCGTCGCTGCCCGAGATCGCGACGAACAGGATCACCACTACGGTTCTGACGGCCACCAATTTCTTTGGTATCAACACGATGCCGATCGGGTTCAACGAAACGGACTACTTCGTCCGGATGTGGAACCAGGCCGGTGGCGCGATGGACATCTACGCCGCCGAAACCGCCGCCAACACCGTCTTCGAACCCCTTCCCGAGATGACGCCGATTCTCGCACCCGGAATGGACGCGGCTGCCGAGGCGGAGGCGGCCACGGCGGTCGGCATGCTGTCCGACACGGCCGCCGACCCCGGGCCGTTGGGGTCCTCGGCGCTACTCGCGGCGGCATCGAACGCCGCCGACGATGCGGACGACCTCACCCCCACACCCTCTGGGATGGACCAGGTTTCGCAGTTGATGAACGGGCTGGGGCAACTCGGCGGACCCATGCAGCAGCTCATGCAGCCGCTGCAGCAGCTGACATCCATGGCCGGCCAGTCCGGCGGCATGGGCAGTTCAACCTTGGGCGACAGCCTCACGGTCGGCGGCGGCAAACTCGGCGGCGAGCTCGGTAAAGGTGGCGCGCAGATGGGCCTGCTCGGGGCACCGCCGTTGTCGTCCCATCCGCTGCTGGGCGGCTCGGGACCGAGCGTCGGCATGGGACTGATGCACGCGGAGACACTTCCGGGTTCCGGCCTGAGCGGGCCCCGCACGTCGATGATGAGCTCGTTGCTCGACAAGCCCGGCGCCGCCCTCGCGCCTGCCGGCGCCGGAGCCGGCTCGTCGGCGGGAGCCGGCGCCGCGCCGCTCGGTGCGGGCGCCGGTGCACAATCCGGCGCGGGCGCCAAGCAGGGTATGGCAACCCCGGTAGCGCTTGCGCGCGAAGAAGAAGAAGGCACCAACCTCCACTACGACGAGCTACACGGCGTCGACGACGGAGACGACTGGTGA
- a CDS encoding WXG100 family type VII secretion target, with product MSEAQSWNFSGIEAGASSIASSVQTVQGLLDEGKQSLAKLAEAWGGTGSEAYQAVQNDWQTKSDELNNSLQSLSHTITEASAAMASTEHGVSGMFGG from the coding sequence ATGTCGGAAGCTCAGTCATGGAATTTCAGCGGCATCGAGGCCGGTGCGAGCTCCATCGCATCGTCGGTGCAGACCGTCCAAGGTCTTCTCGACGAAGGAAAGCAGTCCCTCGCCAAGCTTGCCGAGGCGTGGGGCGGTACCGGTTCGGAGGCCTACCAGGCCGTGCAGAACGACTGGCAGACTAAGTCGGACGAACTCAACAACTCGTTGCAGTCGCTGTCGCACACCATCACCGAGGCCAGTGCGGCGATGGCCAGCACCGAGCACGGTGTCAGCGGCATGTTCGGCGGTTAG
- the eccD gene encoding type VII secretion integral membrane protein EccD encodes MSAPTATESAAGAGAAAAPAAAGAAPAKPATTRVTILTGRRMTDVVLPSTAPIESYIDDTVAVLAELLGETPADVLAGFDFAAQGAWTFARPGAPPLPADQSLDDAIIVDGSLLTLVSVSRTERYRPLVEDVIDAIAVLDESPEFDRAALNRFVGVAIPVVTMAITGIGAVAWVANGHHMWWPIGLGAAGLIVLMGSWAANKFYRNPNLSESLLATAFPLIVVAVAMAIPRPRGMTSSFGPPQLAAGAAAVLFLTLITRGGPRHRTELASFAAVTAITLTASAFAYGYGWQQWVPALAIVFGLFTVTNAAKLTVVFARIALPPIPAPGETVEHDELLDPIAGEEAPEDKETRTWQAIIASVPDSAARLTERSQVAKQLLTGFITAGTLVLVAGVIGVLVRGHFFVHSLVVAGLVMMMCAFRSRLYAQPWCAWSLLAAAVAIPIGVTIRLSIWYPQSARWFVVVLLVAALVALAVVGAASGIRRITPVMKRTLEMFDGAIVAAILPLLLWLTGVYDTVRNIQF; translated from the coding sequence TTGAGCGCGCCCACCGCTACTGAATCTGCTGCCGGTGCGGGAGCCGCCGCCGCTCCAGCCGCCGCGGGCGCGGCCCCCGCCAAGCCCGCAACCACGCGGGTAACGATCCTCACGGGCCGCCGGATGACCGATGTCGTGCTGCCGTCGACGGCGCCGATCGAAAGCTATATCGACGACACCGTCGCGGTGCTGGCTGAACTCCTGGGCGAAACACCGGCGGACGTGCTGGCCGGTTTCGACTTCGCCGCACAGGGGGCGTGGACGTTTGCCCGCCCGGGCGCCCCACCGCTGCCCGCCGACCAATCGCTGGATGACGCGATAATCGTCGATGGGTCGCTGCTGACCCTGGTCTCGGTGAGTCGCACCGAGCGGTACCGCCCGCTCGTCGAAGACGTCATCGACGCGATCGCGGTGCTTGACGAATCGCCGGAGTTCGACCGGGCGGCATTGAATCGCTTTGTCGGGGTGGCTATTCCGGTCGTGACAATGGCAATCACCGGAATCGGTGCCGTGGCGTGGGTGGCTAACGGCCACCACATGTGGTGGCCGATCGGGCTGGGCGCCGCGGGACTGATTGTCCTGATGGGCAGCTGGGCCGCCAACAAGTTCTACCGGAATCCGAACCTCTCGGAGAGCCTGCTGGCGACGGCGTTCCCGTTGATCGTGGTGGCCGTCGCGATGGCCATCCCGCGGCCACGCGGAATGACGAGTTCGTTTGGGCCGCCACAGCTCGCCGCGGGCGCCGCGGCTGTTTTGTTCTTGACGCTGATCACGCGCGGCGGCCCCCGCCACCGTACCGAGCTGGCGTCGTTTGCCGCGGTCACGGCGATCACGCTGACCGCTTCCGCCTTCGCGTACGGCTACGGCTGGCAGCAATGGGTGCCGGCGCTGGCGATCGTGTTCGGCTTGTTCACCGTGACGAATGCGGCCAAGTTGACTGTCGTCTTCGCACGGATCGCCCTGCCGCCCATCCCGGCTCCCGGCGAGACCGTGGAACACGACGAATTGCTCGATCCCATTGCCGGCGAAGAGGCCCCGGAAGACAAAGAGACGCGGACCTGGCAGGCGATCATCGCGTCGGTGCCCGATTCGGCCGCCCGTCTCACCGAACGCAGCCAGGTGGCCAAACAGCTGCTGACCGGTTTCATCACAGCCGGCACGCTGGTTCTCGTTGCCGGTGTCATCGGGGTTCTAGTACGGGGACACTTCTTCGTGCACAGCCTGGTGGTGGCCGGTCTGGTCATGATGATGTGCGCATTCCGGTCGCGCCTCTACGCGCAGCCCTGGTGCGCATGGTCGTTGCTGGCGGCCGCCGTTGCCATCCCGATCGGGGTGACCATCCGGTTGAGCATCTGGTATCCGCAGAGCGCCCGCTGGTTCGTGGTCGTTCTGTTGGTGGCGGCGCTGGTCGCATTGGCGGTAGTCGGCGCGGCCTCCGGGATTCGCCGTATTACGCCGGTGATGAAGCGGACTCTGGAAATGTTCGACGGCGCGATAGTCGCGGCGATTCTTCCGTTGCTGCTCTGGCTGACCGGCGTCTATGACACCGTCCGCAATATTCAATTCTGA
- the eccCa gene encoding type VII secretion protein EccCa, with protein sequence MSTRKFTPSVARGPRLTPGEIAVVPPEDLGVDVPPSFVQRVMPYVMGVCMLGMIGIMVFTGTKALSPYMMMTPLMMIMMSLSMVGAGGGGGGKKVPEINADRKEYLRYLAGLRPRVTSSATAQVAFFSYHAPHPDDLLSIIGTPRQWSRPASADFYAATRIGIGDQPAVDRLMKPSVGGELAGPTAAPQPYLEPVANMWAVKFLRTHGLIHDCPKLLQLRTFPTIAIGGDPAGSAGLLTAMICHLAVFHPPDLLAIRVLTETPDDPDWAWLKWLPHVQHPTDTDAAGPVRMISAHPESLSDLAARGPHSPDSTPGGPYVVVVDLTGGKAGVPPDGRAGVTVFTLGNHRGSNYRIRVAADGTADDRLPGQQFRQVTASTDHMSAQQAARVARKLAGWSITGTIIDKKASTGGPKKKVATEFYQLVGAKSVEDITPSRWKMFADKDLDRLKIPFGHQLKTGEIMTLDIKEGAEFGGGPHGMLIGTTGSGKSEFLRTLILSLVAITHPDQVNLLLTDFKGGSTFLGMENLPHTAAVITNMAEEAELVGRMGEVLTGELDRRQNLLRQAGIQVGATGALSGVAEYEKYRERGADLKPLPTLFVVVDEFAELLQSHPDFVGLFDRICRVGRSLRVHLLLATQSLQTGGARIDKLEPNLTYRIALRTTSSHESKSVIGTPEAQYITNKESGVGFLRVGMEDPVKFSTLYTGATYVPPVHAETNGEAETVDGPRAGAKGLQIRPFTAAPLLDDLEDVGAPPAGGGVPA encoded by the coding sequence ATGTCGACGAGAAAGTTCACCCCATCGGTCGCCCGCGGCCCTCGATTGACGCCGGGTGAGATCGCCGTCGTTCCGCCCGAGGACCTCGGTGTCGATGTCCCGCCCAGCTTTGTCCAGCGGGTTATGCCTTATGTCATGGGCGTGTGCATGCTCGGGATGATCGGCATCATGGTGTTCACCGGCACCAAGGCGCTATCGCCGTACATGATGATGACGCCGCTGATGATGATCATGATGTCGTTGAGCATGGTGGGCGCCGGTGGGGGCGGCGGCGGCAAGAAGGTGCCCGAGATCAACGCCGACCGCAAGGAGTACCTGCGGTATCTGGCCGGACTTCGCCCCCGGGTGACGTCGTCTGCCACCGCGCAGGTCGCCTTCTTCAGCTACCACGCACCCCACCCCGACGATCTGCTGTCGATCATCGGCACCCCCCGGCAGTGGTCGCGGCCGGCCAGTGCCGACTTCTACGCCGCCACCCGCATCGGGATCGGTGACCAGCCGGCGGTCGACCGGCTGATGAAGCCGTCGGTCGGCGGCGAGCTGGCGGGTCCGACTGCCGCACCGCAGCCGTATTTGGAGCCGGTCGCCAACATGTGGGCGGTCAAGTTCTTGCGCACCCATGGTCTGATCCACGATTGCCCGAAACTGTTGCAGCTCAGGACATTTCCGACCATCGCCATCGGCGGCGACCCGGCGGGGTCCGCGGGGCTGCTCACGGCGATGATTTGTCACCTGGCGGTGTTCCATCCGCCGGACCTGCTGGCGATCCGGGTGCTCACGGAAACCCCGGATGATCCGGACTGGGCCTGGCTGAAATGGCTTCCGCACGTGCAGCATCCGACCGACACCGATGCGGCCGGTCCGGTTCGGATGATCTCCGCCCACCCGGAAAGCCTGTCCGATCTCGCCGCGCGCGGTCCGCACTCACCCGATTCGACGCCGGGCGGACCCTACGTCGTCGTGGTGGATCTGACCGGCGGCAAGGCGGGGGTCCCGCCCGACGGCAGGGCCGGCGTCACGGTGTTCACGCTGGGCAACCACCGCGGCTCGAACTACCGGATCAGGGTGGCCGCGGACGGGACGGCCGACGACCGGCTGCCCGGCCAACAGTTTCGCCAAGTGACGGCGAGCACCGACCACATGTCGGCCCAGCAGGCGGCACGCGTCGCGAGAAAGCTGGCCGGGTGGTCGATCACCGGCACCATCATCGACAAGAAGGCCAGCACGGGCGGCCCCAAGAAGAAGGTGGCGACCGAGTTCTACCAGCTGGTGGGCGCCAAAAGCGTCGAGGACATCACGCCGTCGCGGTGGAAGATGTTCGCCGACAAGGACCTCGACCGCCTCAAGATCCCGTTCGGTCACCAGCTCAAGACCGGCGAGATCATGACTCTGGACATCAAGGAGGGTGCCGAATTCGGCGGCGGGCCGCACGGCATGCTGATCGGGACCACCGGGTCGGGAAAGTCCGAGTTTCTGCGCACCCTCATCCTGTCGCTGGTGGCGATAACCCACCCCGACCAGGTGAACCTGCTGCTTACCGACTTCAAGGGTGGTTCGACATTCCTGGGGATGGAAAACCTTCCGCATACGGCGGCGGTCATCACCAACATGGCCGAGGAAGCCGAGCTCGTCGGCCGCATGGGTGAAGTGCTGACCGGCGAACTCGACCGCCGGCAGAACCTGCTGCGCCAGGCCGGAATCCAGGTCGGTGCGACCGGGGCGCTATCCGGTGTGGCCGAGTACGAGAAGTACCGGGAGCGCGGCGCCGACCTCAAACCGCTGCCAACGCTTTTCGTTGTGGTCGACGAGTTCGCCGAATTGCTGCAAAGTCACCCGGACTTCGTCGGGCTATTCGACCGTATCTGCCGCGTCGGCCGTTCGCTGCGGGTGCATCTGCTGCTCGCCACCCAGTCGCTGCAGACCGGTGGCGCGCGGATCGACAAATTGGAGCCCAACCTGACCTACCGAATCGCGCTGCGCACCACCAGCTCTCATGAATCCAAGTCGGTGATCGGAACTCCCGAGGCGCAGTACATCACCAACAAGGAAAGCGGTGTCGGGTTTTTGCGGGTCGGCATGGAGGACCCGGTCAAGTTCAGCACGCTGTACACCGGTGCCACGTACGTTCCGCCGGTGCACGCCGAAACCAACGGCGAGGCCGAAACCGTGGACGGCCCGCGCGCTGGCGCCAAGGGTTTGCAAATCCGACCGTTCACCGCGGCTCCGCTACTCGACGATCTCGAAGACGTGGGGGCACCTCCCGCTGGCGGGGGAGTGCCGGCGTGA
- a CDS encoding MinD/ParA family ATP-binding protein produces MGADYDRLFQPPAGGEIPDTAADSGFDIDAGFDIDSPAAAPPLPAGIPKPHAEAPPPMPVDWADQPPPARPETQPPPMPVDWSDQPPAAGPETHRPPMPVDGTRPPPPAGPAPPRPPMPVSYDDLFAHPAGVEIPEAGPDFDLNSDFDTSGPPMPASPPPPNGHTPPPMPVDWEDRPPPARPETPRPPMPVDWNNQPPPARPKPPPIEPRPPAPAPPPPRRARQAPRDPAETQRAPTANAPHGHGANAQQRRGKPGPPPRPRPNPPGPTAHPAPPQLPPTQRVAVQPDSAPPHPAGDQAATGAAAHIGVKPAKKSATRMVSRRGWRRWVHKLTRINVGLSRDEKYDLDLRNRIRRSPRGAYQIAVLGLKGGVGKTTVTVALGSVYAQVRRDRILAFDADASCGNLADRAGHQSGATIADLLADKDLTHYNDIRAHTSANAVNLEVLPGEDYSTARRAFSEADWHYASDAVSRFYNLVLADCGAGLFDPVTRGVLSTASAAVIVTSASIDAVRQAAVAIDWLRNHGHQDLLARACVVINHVSPGETNIAVAELSRQFEQYVQSGRVIVLPWDKHIAAGTEIQLGLLDPIYKRRILELAAALSDDFDRSERR; encoded by the coding sequence ATGGGGGCCGACTACGACCGGCTCTTTCAGCCGCCCGCGGGGGGCGAAATCCCGGATACAGCAGCGGATTCGGGATTCGATATCGATGCTGGATTCGACATCGACTCGCCCGCTGCCGCGCCGCCCCTGCCGGCGGGCATACCCAAGCCCCACGCCGAGGCTCCCCCTCCGATGCCGGTCGACTGGGCTGACCAACCTCCACCGGCCCGGCCCGAAACCCAGCCGCCGCCCATGCCGGTCGACTGGAGTGACCAGCCACCAGCGGCCGGGCCCGAAACCCACCGCCCCCCAATGCCGGTCGACGGGACCCGACCACCCCCACCGGCCGGGCCCGCCCCGCCGCGACCGCCCATGCCGGTCAGCTACGACGACCTCTTCGCCCACCCCGCGGGGGTCGAGATCCCCGAGGCGGGACCGGACTTCGATCTGAATTCGGACTTCGACACCAGCGGTCCCCCGATGCCGGCGAGCCCACCCCCGCCCAATGGCCACACGCCGCCGCCCATGCCCGTCGACTGGGAGGACCGACCTCCACCGGCCCGACCCGAAACTCCCCGGCCCCCAATGCCGGTCGACTGGAACAACCAGCCGCCGCCGGCCCGGCCTAAACCGCCGCCGATCGAACCCCGCCCACCAGCGCCTGCTCCCCCACCGCCACGCCGCGCGCGCCAGGCCCCTCGCGATCCCGCCGAAACCCAACGCGCCCCCACCGCCAACGCGCCGCACGGCCATGGGGCCAATGCACAGCAGCGGCGCGGGAAGCCTGGTCCGCCGCCGCGGCCGCGTCCGAATCCGCCCGGGCCAACGGCTCATCCCGCCCCACCGCAGTTGCCGCCCACGCAACGCGTTGCGGTGCAACCTGATTCCGCCCCACCGCACCCCGCCGGCGACCAGGCCGCCACAGGCGCGGCTGCCCATATCGGGGTCAAGCCCGCGAAGAAGTCCGCTACCCGGATGGTTTCGCGCCGAGGTTGGCGGCGGTGGGTCCACAAGCTGACGCGTATCAACGTGGGACTGTCTCGCGACGAGAAATACGACTTGGATCTACGGAATCGGATTCGCCGCAGCCCGCGCGGTGCGTATCAGATCGCGGTTTTGGGCCTGAAAGGCGGAGTCGGTAAGACGACCGTGACGGTCGCCCTGGGTTCGGTGTACGCCCAGGTGCGGCGCGATCGGATTCTGGCCTTCGATGCCGACGCGAGTTGCGGCAACCTCGCTGACCGAGCCGGACATCAGTCCGGCGCTACCATCGCAGATCTGTTGGCCGACAAAGACTTAACTCACTACAACGATATCCGAGCGCATACCAGTGCGAATGCGGTCAATCTGGAAGTACTTCCGGGAGAGGACTACAGCACCGCGCGACGCGCATTCAGCGAAGCCGATTGGCACTACGCATCCGACGCGGTGTCGAGGTTCTACAACCTCGTCCTGGCCGACTGCGGGGCCGGCCTTTTCGACCCGGTGACCCGTGGCGTGCTCTCGACGGCGTCCGCCGCGGTGATCGTCACCAGCGCGTCGATCGACGCCGTCCGACAAGCCGCGGTGGCGATCGACTGGTTGCGCAATCACGGCCACCAGGATCTGCTGGCCCGCGCATGTGTGGTGATCAACCATGTGTCACCGGGAGAAACCAATATCGCCGTCGCTGAACTGTCGCGGCAATTCGAGCAGTATGTTCAGTCCGGTCGGGTCATCGTGTTGCCCTGGGACAAGCACATCGCGGCCGGCACCGAGATCCAGTTAGGCCTGCTCGACCCCATCTACAAGCGTAGGATCCTGGAACTAGCCGCCGCACTGTCCGATGATTTCGACAGGAGTGAACGTCGTTGA
- a CDS encoding PPE domain-containing protein: MTQTVNVEYQELMARADEIEAPLPKLPIGNPQAPCNLSFVRDAAVQIAINADSLRLYIQACQREWASLAKSLRNAAKAYEEADEGAADDLNAINMDGTSGGSSAKVSSGDNVSLMCDPDYIPAPPPPPPPPPPFQYPYYEVRQAATDIESPDQGTAFKAFATDWNKYQLQFQQLAYRFRPFLNWEGDARASVEQNFTQQKQWIFGMVTQCTTLAKQAQMVADAHKKVRASGTNGWEYYGQEGEHPASYEVRQCDYWYKYYVEKRSPYLYMAMDWYKNLQKRSETALSTYVSAAGIPLAPANPTAPFGAFVIPNPADLPDVPDVPDVPSVPTDPSANMPMMPTMPTLPSGLGGGTPQTPPTPDAQALVDKAMQKQGLGKGGAGGIKPASVGGGLGGMPKMPLQDPAGAGEASSRPAAAAAPGLATAGLGKGLPGAGGAGGGMGGMPMGGQGDKGGGKGKRIPGADEDALYTEERAWTEGVIGNRPRKGPAEKQ, encoded by the coding sequence CATCGGTAACCCGCAAGCGCCGTGCAACCTGTCATTTGTCCGCGATGCCGCCGTGCAAATCGCGATCAACGCCGACTCGTTGCGGCTGTACATCCAAGCGTGCCAGCGGGAATGGGCTTCGCTGGCGAAGTCCCTACGGAATGCGGCCAAGGCGTATGAGGAGGCCGACGAGGGCGCGGCCGACGACCTCAACGCCATCAACATGGATGGCACATCGGGAGGCTCCTCGGCGAAGGTGTCCTCCGGCGACAACGTGTCGCTGATGTGCGACCCGGACTACATCCCGGCGCCGCCACCGCCACCGCCACCACCGCCGCCGTTCCAATACCCCTACTACGAGGTGCGGCAGGCGGCGACGGACATCGAATCGCCCGACCAGGGGACGGCATTCAAGGCATTTGCCACGGATTGGAACAAGTACCAGCTGCAGTTCCAGCAACTGGCTTACCGGTTCCGGCCGTTTCTCAACTGGGAGGGTGACGCGAGGGCCTCCGTCGAGCAGAATTTCACGCAACAGAAGCAGTGGATATTCGGCATGGTGACGCAGTGCACGACGCTGGCCAAGCAAGCCCAGATGGTCGCCGACGCCCATAAAAAGGTCAGGGCCTCGGGTACCAACGGCTGGGAGTACTACGGTCAGGAAGGCGAGCACCCCGCGTCCTACGAAGTGCGGCAGTGCGACTATTGGTACAAGTATTACGTCGAAAAACGAAGCCCATATCTGTATATGGCTATGGACTGGTACAAGAACTTGCAGAAAAGGTCGGAGACGGCGTTATCGACGTACGTTTCGGCCGCCGGAATCCCCCTGGCCCCGGCAAACCCGACCGCTCCATTCGGAGCCTTTGTCATACCGAACCCCGCCGACCTTCCCGACGTTCCCGACGTTCCGGACGTGCCCTCGGTACCGACCGATCCGTCGGCCAATATGCCGATGATGCCCACCATGCCGACGCTGCCGTCCGGGCTGGGTGGCGGCACGCCGCAAACACCGCCGACCCCGGACGCCCAGGCACTGGTGGACAAGGCGATGCAGAAACAAGGCCTGGGCAAGGGCGGCGCGGGAGGAATAAAGCCGGCGTCGGTCGGCGGCGGGCTGGGCGGCATGCCAAAAATGCCGTTGCAAGACCCTGCTGGAGCGGGCGAAGCGTCGTCGCGCCCGGCCGCGGCGGCGGCCCCGGGGTTGGCCACCGCGGGCCTGGGCAAGGGGCTCCCGGGCGCCGGCGGAGCCGGCGGCGGGATGGGCGGCATGCCGATGGGCGGGCAAGGCGACAAAGGTGGCGGCAAGGGCAAGCGCATCCCAGGGGCCGACGAGGACGCGCTCTACACCGAGGAGCGCGCGTGGACCGAGGGCGTCATCGGTAACCGCCCGCGCAAGGGCCCGGCCGAAAAGCAATGA
- the eccCb gene encoding type VII secretion protein EccCb — MSVDSKGKPLSEVVLDQLSTAESHAYKMWLPPLINPTPVDELVKRANLQQLYFPLGIMDEPRRHLQEPWGVDVSGGGGNIGIGGAPQTGKSTLLQTLMLSAAVTHTPRQVQFYCIDLGGGGLMYLDSLPHVGGVATRSEPDRVMRVIAEVQAVLRQREATFKEHRVGSIAMYRELREDPSQPVAADPFGDVFLVIDGWPAFVGEFPDLEGNVQTLAAQGLSFGIHTIITTPRWTELKSRVRDYLGTKIEFRLGDVNDTQLDRATRDIPANRPGRGMSIEKHHLMMGAPRLDGVHSTDGLVEAITVAVNHIASHTTEEAPRVRVLPERIHLYELDPEPPGPESDYRTRWTIPVGIRETDLTPAYAHLYAANHILIFGAAKSGKTTIAHAIARAICARNSPDQVRFMLADYRSGLLDAVPESHLLAAGAINRNAQSLDESIKALAINLQKRLPPSDLTATQLRSRSWWTGFDLVLLVDDWHMIVGASGGMPPMMPLAPLLPASSDIGLHIIVTCQMSHAYKSTMDKFVGAAYGAGSPTLLLSGDKADFPSREFAVKRRPPGQGILVSPDGKDIIQAAYIDPPEELH, encoded by the coding sequence GTGAGCGTCGATTCGAAGGGGAAACCGCTGAGCGAGGTGGTGCTGGACCAACTCAGCACCGCGGAGTCGCACGCGTACAAGATGTGGCTGCCGCCGCTGATCAATCCCACTCCGGTCGACGAACTGGTCAAGCGCGCCAATCTACAACAGCTGTACTTTCCGCTCGGGATCATGGACGAGCCGCGGCGGCATCTCCAAGAGCCTTGGGGCGTAGACGTTTCCGGCGGCGGCGGCAATATCGGCATTGGCGGTGCGCCGCAGACCGGAAAGTCGACGCTGCTGCAGACCCTGATGCTGTCGGCCGCTGTCACCCACACGCCGCGGCAAGTCCAGTTCTATTGCATCGACCTCGGCGGCGGCGGATTGATGTACCTCGACAGCCTGCCGCACGTCGGCGGGGTGGCAACCCGATCGGAGCCCGACCGGGTCATGCGCGTGATCGCGGAGGTGCAAGCCGTTCTGCGGCAACGAGAAGCCACCTTCAAGGAGCATCGGGTCGGCTCGATCGCGATGTACCGAGAGTTGCGCGAGGATCCCAGCCAACCCGTCGCAGCCGACCCGTTCGGCGATGTTTTTTTGGTCATCGACGGGTGGCCGGCTTTCGTCGGTGAATTCCCCGACCTCGAAGGAAATGTCCAGACGCTGGCGGCGCAGGGCCTGTCGTTCGGCATCCACACCATCATCACCACGCCCCGGTGGACCGAACTGAAGTCGCGCGTCCGCGACTACCTCGGTACCAAGATCGAGTTCCGGCTGGGCGACGTCAACGACACCCAGCTGGACCGCGCCACCCGGGATATCCCGGCGAACCGACCGGGCCGGGGAATGTCGATCGAGAAGCACCACCTGATGATGGGTGCGCCCCGGCTCGACGGCGTGCACAGCACCGATGGTCTGGTCGAGGCAATCACCGTTGCGGTGAACCACATTGCGTCCCACACCACGGAGGAAGCACCGCGGGTCCGGGTGCTGCCGGAGCGCATCCATCTGTATGAACTCGACCCGGAACCGCCGGGGCCGGAGTCCGACTACCGCACTCGCTGGACGATTCCGGTCGGCATCCGCGAGACGGACCTCACCCCGGCTTACGCCCACTTGTACGCGGCGAACCACATCCTGATTTTCGGCGCGGCCAAGTCGGGCAAGACAACCATCGCCCACGCGATCGCCCGGGCCATCTGTGCCCGCAACAGCCCCGACCAGGTGCGGTTCATGTTGGCCGACTACCGGTCCGGACTTCTGGACGCGGTGCCGGAGAGCCATCTACTCGCTGCGGGAGCGATCAACCGCAATGCCCAGTCGCTCGACGAGTCGATCAAAGCGCTCGCGATCAACCTGCAAAAGCGGCTGCCGCCGTCCGATCTGACCGCCACGCAGTTGCGGTCCCGGTCATGGTGGACAGGATTCGATCTGGTGCTTTTGGTCGACGATTGGCACATGATCGTGGGTGCGTCTGGAGGGATGCCACCAATGATGCCGTTGGCTCCATTATTGCCGGCCTCTTCCGATATCGGATTGCACATCATCGTCACCTGCCAAATGAGCCACGCGTATAAGTCGACCATGGACAAGTTCGTCGGTGCGGCCTACGGAGCGGGATCTCCTACCCTGCTGCTCTCCGGCGACAAGGCCGACTTCCCCTCGAGGGAGTTCGCGGTGAAGCGCCGGCCCCCTGGCCAGGGAATTCTGGTCTCGCCGGACGGCAAGGACATCATCCAAGCCGCCTACATCGACCCTCCAGAAGAACTGCACTGA